The genomic window GGGGTTCGCTGGCCTGGCCCGGGCGGTGAACCGGGGCCTCATCAGGCGGGGCGAACTGGTGGTGGGTATCATCACCGGGAACGGGTTGAAGGATGTGGCCAGCGCCATGAAGGCCGCCGGGGAGCCCATCCACATCCCGCCCGACCTGGACGTGCTGGCGGAAGCGATGCATACTCGAGAGAGGCGGGGCGGAGAATAGCCCACCGGAGGGGAATAGCACGTGCAGGTTCTGGTAGCCTTCCTGGTGGGAGGGGCTCTTTGCGCCCTGGCCCAGTTGGTGCTGGACATCGCGAAAATACAGCCGGCTCACGTGATGGTCCTCTTTGTCATCCTGGGGGCGGTGGCCAGCGGGCTGGGTCTCTACGGGCCCCTGGTGCAGACCGCGGGCGCGGGGGCGAGCATCCCCCTGAGCGGGTTTGGTCACGTGCTGGTGCAGGGCATGGCGCAAGACGTGGCCCAAAAGGGCGCGGTGGGCCTTATGACGGGGGGATTGCGGGCCGCTTCCCTGGCCCTCACAGCTGCGGTGTTCTTTGCGTGGCTGATGAGCGTGCTCTTCAACCCCCGGGGTTAGGGGATGGACAGGGAACAGAAGCTGCAGAAAAGACTGGAAGAGAACCTGAAGGTCCTCGAGGGCGAGCTGGGGGTGGGTGTCAGTTTCGACATGCTGGCCCGGCACCTCAGAATCGCCGGCCGGGATGCCGCCTTGCTGGGCGTGGACGGCCTCATCAACGACGCCGTCCTCACCAACGTCCTCCGCACCATGCTGCGCCTGAAGAGGGAGGACCTCACCCCCGATGCGGTGCAGGCTCTGTTCCAGGAGGGCATCCCCCACGTGGAAGTGAACGCGGTGACCACCTACGGGGGGGTCGTGGACCAGGTGCTTAGCGGTCCGGCGGTGCTGCTTGTGGATGGCATGGACACCGCGTTTGCCATCGATGTCCGCACATACCCTGCCCGCACGCCCCAGGAACCCCAGCTGGAAAGGGTACTCAGGGGTTCCCGGGACGGCTTCGTGGAAACGCTGGTGTTCAATACCGCCCTGATCAGGAGGCGCATCCGCGACCCCCGATTACGGGTTGAGCGCTTCCAGGTAGGCCGGCGGTCAAAGACAGACGTGGCCCTGGTTTACCTCCAGGACGTTGCCAATCCCAAACTGGTGGCCCAGGTGCGGGACCAGTTGAAGGAGATCCAGGTTGACGCCATTCCCATGGCGGAGAAAAGCATCGAGGAATACCTGCAGTCCGGGCCCGCGCAGTGGTGGAATCCGTTCCCCCTGGTCCGCTACACCGAGCGCCCCGACGTAGCCGCCGTCCACCTGTTCGAAGGGCACTTGGTGATCCTGGCGGACACCTCCCCCGCCGCCATCATCCTGCCGGTTACCTTCTTCCACCACATCCAGCATGCTGAGGAGTACCGGGAAGACGTCTCCGTGGGGACGTACCTGCGCCTCGTGCGCTTCCTGGGGATCATGCTGGCCTGGGTGGGCCCACCCCTGTGGGTAGCCCTGGTGCTGAGCAAGGAGATATTGCCCCCGGGGCTACAGCTCTTAGGGCCCAAAAAGCCCGGTTCCGTTCCCCTGCCCCTGCAGTTCTTGATCGGGGAAATTGTGCTCGACCTGGTGCGCCTCGCCCTGATTCACACGCCCGAACCGGTTTCCACGGCCCTGGGATTCATCGGCACCGTGTTGCTGGGGGAGATCGCCTCCCAGGTGGGGTTGCTGGCCAGTGAAACCGTGCTTTACGTGGCCCTCGCCGCCCTGGGGGGGTTTGCCACCCCGAGCATGGAATTCGCCATGGCGGTGCGGCTGATGCGCCTGCTCCTGCTCGGTGCGGCCAGTGTCTTCCGCCTGTGGGGGGTGGCGGTGATCTTCTTTTTGCAACTCTTATTGCT from Bacillota bacterium includes these protein-coding regions:
- a CDS encoding SpoVA/SpoVAEb family sporulation membrane protein, whose product is MQVLVAFLVGGALCALAQLVLDIAKIQPAHVMVLFVILGAVASGLGLYGPLVQTAGAGASIPLSGFGHVLVQGMAQDVAQKGAVGLMTGGLRAASLALTAAVFFAWLMSVLFNPRG
- a CDS encoding spore germination protein is translated as MDREQKLQKRLEENLKVLEGELGVGVSFDMLARHLRIAGRDAALLGVDGLINDAVLTNVLRTMLRLKREDLTPDAVQALFQEGIPHVEVNAVTTYGGVVDQVLSGPAVLLVDGMDTAFAIDVRTYPARTPQEPQLERVLRGSRDGFVETLVFNTALIRRRIRDPRLRVERFQVGRRSKTDVALVYLQDVANPKLVAQVRDQLKEIQVDAIPMAEKSIEEYLQSGPAQWWNPFPLVRYTERPDVAAVHLFEGHLVILADTSPAAIILPVTFFHHIQHAEEYREDVSVGTYLRLVRFLGIMLAWVGPPLWVALVLSKEILPPGLQLLGPKKPGSVPLPLQFLIGEIVLDLVRLALIHTPEPVSTALGFIGTVLLGEIASQVGLLASETVLYVALAALGGFATPSMEFAMAVRLMRLLLLGAASVFRLWGVAVIFFLQLLLLGFTRSFGVPYLWPLIPPDWGALKAVTLRLPLPARHVRPSILKPKEQKTARRIR